The genomic DNA attAATGAAGAAGTGACCAATTCCACTTCTCAGCAGAGAGATGGTGGATCAAAAGTAGAATGTGGCATGTATTTTCAAAGAAAGTCTCTGtactgatttgttttttgtttgactatactTTCTTTAATGAAGAAGGGTCTACTAAGTGAGGGGCAGAGGGAATCAGTAGGAAGTAACAATGATATGTCttaaaaaagcatcaataaaacatttatttcttaaaagtGGCCTGGAtgagagggtagctaggtggcacagtggatagagcaccagccctggagtcaggaggaccagagttcaaatccagcttcacacactaattattacctagttgtgtgacttagggcaaactacttaacctcacccccccccccccaatgtcctgcaaaaaaacaaagattttaaaaagtgatctgGATATAGGGTCTTTCTTCATGTCGACCTAAACCTGTCTATAAAGTAAACATCCTAGATAATTCTATCCTTTTCTCAAGAATTTTCCTTCtagaaaattagaaatgttagagaagatataggaaaattgggacattaattctttgttggtggagttattgattcaatgattctggagagcaatttggacctaTGCCCCCCAAATTGTACATATCTTTTGCTCCAAAAGTACCACCCCTAGGTCTATAtcgcaaaaaaaagggggggaagacacatatgtacaaaattatttaaaacagctctttttgtggtgacaactATTTAGAAATTGACAGAatgcctatcatttggggaatggctaacaaATTGTGTAtgatgtaatgaaatactatttgctatcagaaatgatgagcaggcagatttcagaaaaacctggacttataCAAGTAACTGACACTAAGtacagtgagcagaaccagaacattgtacacagtaatagcaacattgtgtgatgatcaactttgataaacttagctcttcttagtAATATAAttatccaaaacaattccaaacattcaagatggaaaatgctattcacattcagagaaagaactgatggagtctgaatgcagatcaaaacatactattttcacctttggtttttttttcattatttttccttctgttctatttttttctttcgcaacatgactaatgtggaaatatatgtAAGATGATTGcacaagtataacctatatcaaattgcttgccatcttggagagggagaaggaaggagggacaaaaatttcaaattcaaaatcctataaaaaatgaatgttgaaaacaattttatatgtaattggaaaaataaaatactatttatattaaaaaaagaattttccttttatctttgaaATATGCAAAAGGTAGGAAAAAGACAGTGATGGATTTTTGGAGATACTATTCAATTAGTTTCCTATTTCCTATAAAGCAACATTTTACTTTCACTGGGTGCTCTAGCAATTGGTGACAACTTTCCTCTTccctgactttttaaaattattgtcacccccccaaaaaagataattatctaaaaatgataaaatatgaaattttaaaaaacaaaaatccatcaaCTTATTGTAAGGACAGTGGATGACCACAAAGCACAgataagatattttattttttagggtttttttttttcaaggcaaatggggttaaagtggcttgctcaaagccacacagctaggtaattattaaatgtctgagaccggatttgaacccaggtactcctgaatccagggctgatgctttatccactatgccacctagccgccccacatagATAAGATATTGATAATCATCaaaaagctgattttttttttttgtctttcttatagCAAGCCCAGGAGCAAACTCCAGCTTCCTTGGGATTAACTAGAACTGTGGCACATCTTCCTGGATTTTGTCATGGATACTAAAATACCAAATTGATTGAAGTCTCCTAGTTAAAAGCATAGCTTCTAAACTTTCCCTGAACAAAATATGTACACTAATTAAAAGGGAGGAATATTTCCAAAGGCTgttcaagaaatttaaaaatccatgTATAGCCaagcttcttttctttcagaCCAAGCATTCAATTGAGGAACAATCAATGGTTTTTACAACATACTTTCCATCTGAATTTGATACCAATTACCAAGGTACCAATTACCTCAGTTCACTGCTTGAATTAGATTGTGGAGCCTTGGCAGAAGAAGCAAAACTGCCCATAGAGGCGACCTGAGGTTCATATTGCTAAAAGAATATTCATTAAATAGAAGGTCATGGGCAATGGAGGAGCTAGCTCTGTTGCTtcatacatttttcttcctttctctctgaaAGTACCCATGAGAACGATGATAAAGAGGTATTAAGATGGGAAAAGCTTTTTATGGACAGTATATACTAAATCAAAACAAGTTAAACATGGAGAGAAGCTTATGGCTCAATTAGGAGAACtgtcaaaatggataaaaacaaaactttttagtTGTTAATACCACCCAAATACTAAAGTCATCTTAAATTGTGATTTAGAACCTgggatttttaaattcataagacagctgaaaaaatgaaacagaaagatacttaagctgaaaaaaaaatattccccatTCCAAACCTATCACAAAAATAAATTAGacaataggggaaaaaataagcaaataccCCAACACAATCCTTTTTCTTTGGGGCTCTGCCCTTTAGTCTATTAAACATTTGGTGAAAATAAAGGATTGgaattagaatcagaagactGGATTCTAATTATAGATTTATCACTTACTAgacatgatcttgggcaaatgatTTGCCCTTAAGAATAATAatcctggggaggctaggtggtatagtggataaagcaccagccctggagtcaggagtacctgggttcaaatctggtctcagacacttaataattacctagctgtttggccttgggcaagccacttaaccccatttgccttgcaaaagcctaaaaaaataaaaaatgaaaaaaaagtaacaatcCATGTCCTGCCTAATTCACAGGGCTGtattgaggatcaaataagataacttaTGTAGGTGGGTTTTAAAAACTCTGAGGCACTATACAAATGTCAGGTAGTGGTATTATTTAATATCACTGCATAACATACTGAGGAGAATCTGAGAGGGGCTGACATCTGAGGAGGTAGACTTTGCCTCCCATATGCCTTTACAAAATTTACAGAGGTGTCTGGAACATGAACAGGGACCCCCAAGTCTAATAGATGTATCTACTAAACAGAAATCTCTTGCCACACAGGACCAAAACGAGCAATATGAGAATTCTGAGTTTGTTTACccatgaaggaaggaaaaaaaagttcacatAATTTGTCCATTCAAGCCTAGGGCATCAATTTCTCCAAACATTTTCCATGCTTGGTCCTTCATCAGATTACTAACAGAGATCTAACCTGCAGCTCCAGGGCTTGGAAAAGCTGCAAAACAGCAGAGAGAAAAGCAATATTTGGGTCCAGCATGCACTGAACCAGTCACTTCATCCAAGGCAATCATGTGTGCTAGATCCCAAGCAGGTCTTCAGGGGCTTGCAGCTGTTTGCTTTGCAGAGTAGAAATTTGGgctgcttctcttttttttttttttaaccttcaacTCTCCTTTCATTACTTGCTGCTGAGAACTCCCTGGGGACGTATGACAGCtgcatggtgtgtgtgtgtgtgtgtgtgtgtgtgtgtgtgtgtgtggtttattGTTCCAAGGCTGCTGGCTCCTCCCCAGGCTTCTCAGACTTCGACTCTGGCGGAATCAGGTACTGTATCTCCTCCGTGCTGATGGCCACTTTGTCTGGCTGCAGCCACCTCTTGAAATGTTCCAAAGTACTACAAAAGAGCAGGGCTAGAAGGTGAACTTAACAGATATCACTGATGAATTCACTTAAGGATTACCATGCTTATTTACTCTCCTTCCATATCCCCCACCAATCTTTTGCTTTGAACATTTGATCAGAACAGATCTGTGAGCAGTGGTGTTTGCCTTTTCATTTCTGGAAGAGCACATTCTCTCCCCTTACACCCTGACACACATACCACTGAAAGTGAGTGGCTCTTTTGTGTTTTCCTCTACAGGAAGTTCCCAAGATAAAACTCCCTTTTACATATGAAGAGATGCCATGTAAGGatctcttcccttcccactcttGTCCACAATGATGATGTGCTCTTATTCATAACACTCATTTTAATACATTCTGTCTTGTAATATTAGTTTGCTTTTGATCATTATCTATAGTCTCCTCCTTAGTTGCATGCTTCAAAAGTAAGAACTgcatgatatatatttttaatatcactATGATACCTGGGGTAGGTACTGAGTAAATATTATTgaagaggaaattttaaaagtagaaCATAACTAAATTAAGTgccttaaaaattatatatatatatacatatatatacatgtacatatacatatatatatatatacacatgtatatacatatacacacatatacataaattatGATGCCAAGCTTAGCTAtggagaagagttgagaaaatgtacCTTTCTAGCCTTCTTGGAAGAGatcagaaaatttggaaataaaataatgcatatgttgtcagatttttttatgtgctggttagttttgctgaactctTTTTCATTCTTGGTACAAAAGATGGTTCatttaatggaaggaaaggaaacacTCAGAACTGAATGTgattaaacaataaaatagatcataacaataagtttaaaaaaatatacataggggGCTGGTTCTTCTCTGCCACACCCTAAGTAATTTACCCTTACATAACCAAGGGAGGGTCTAAAACATTtgcttcagcaaaaaaaaaaaacaaaaaacagtatACACATTTCAAAAAAAGGACCTTCCTGTTAAAATGTTAATTTCTGAGGatatttttaatatctaaaaatgtagattatagtttttaaaaaagaacaaactgATTTAATATTAATGACATCAGATATTGGACTATCCTTTGatttaaggaaaatgagaaagccGTCTTCAGTAATCAAACTGCTTCTATGCCGAGAAATCTGAAACAATATTGTGGTACATAAATGTTGAGAAATATTATTGCCTGGTGGTTCATTACCTCTCATCAGACTCAAGACCCTCCATAAAGAACTCAGATTCTAACTTCTCCTGAAGAAATCGATCCCAGCATTCTTTCTTGGCTTGAGCAAGGGTACGAAGCATATCCTTGGAAGTCACTTCCTGGCTTAAACCCTTAATTCTTTTTAGTTTCTTCtctaaggggaaaaggaaagatactGATGAATGAGACTTTGGCTAAATCTGAAAAACCAATGTTTGTTATTCAATTTCTTTCAACACTGATCAATTTCTCCAAAATGAGCCTTCATCTGAATTAGTTATGGTAAGGGAAACCAACAATTTTTTCTTATCTTCACAATGCCTTTTTTTCCACTCTGAACTAAAAAACTTATAGGACCTTATAATCAAAGCAAAATTATACCTTCTTGTTAATCACAAAAGCCCAGCATGTTATTTTCTAAGGAATATTTGTTTCCTTAGATAATGCAAATACTTCATTTTCCAACTCAACAACAGTCTCTCCAAGGAATATATATGGCACTTCTTTTTTTGATACTATGACATAAAGTGACACACAGTGATATAAATAAAGCACTTCTTTAAGCCtcatgagaaaagaaatgatgactaAGAGAAGATGATGAAAGAGCCAAAAGTTCATTAGACACCAATTTATTTTTACTGAGAACTCAATAACATGAAACTTTTAAGATTAAATTATGATTAAATTCTTGATTaaaggtttcagaaaaaaagagactttTTAAATTGCTCAAGTTGCAGCCTAGACATTCAAGCCTAATAAACCAAAGTATCTTAAATTCTCTTTGAATATGATCAATATGCTATGGTGACAGATTtaactaattttatttgtatttttaagtgTAATTATCAAACAGATATTCTTATTTGAGAATATGGGCAGAGATGTCATCaccattcacttaatttcctgatttaattttttctttacaatatatgGATTAatatgtaaaaatctaaaaaaaaaaaaagtaaaaatctagGCCAAATGACTGTTCCACACATTTCAAatgacaaccaaaaaaaaaaaaatccaaactttaAGACTCACAATGGTCTTAACTTTTTAAAGTGTACATCAATAAACACAATTTTCTCAACATGGGAAAAGAGTTCAAGTAATGAAGTCATTGTATTTAAACTGagtattctttcaattatttgttaagctttgaaaaatcaaaataatgcaTGAAATTTATACTTGTTCGGATGGCATAgaaagctttcatttcttcagaaTGGAAATGTTTCAAGCTGATTAAGAGAAATCCAGATAGTATAGTATAGGAGCCATCATTATATACCCCAATCAATTCTTCTCTTTCACAATCTACCATAAAAATTCTACCTCTCAGAGAAGAAATTGCAGTAATTATAGCCACCCacctaaataatataaaaaagaaatggaatagcaTTCAGAATCACCCACCATCAACTCAAATAGTCATCGTTACCACATGTATACTAAATGACTGCTAAGCCTATGGCTCTGTAGAATCAAACTGATCTttattcttttacttcttttctatCAGTCATTAAACACAAGCTCTGGGATATTTCTAACTACCCTGCTGCAATGCTTCAGTCATAGCTATGACTCATTTATTTTGTCCTGGTAGAAGCCAACAAATTAATTTGAGATAGTCATCTTTTTGATTATTCCCCACTATATTGGTCTCTTTTCTATTACTGCCCTAAAACTTCCCCTTTTAGCTTAAAAATTATGTTCACTCCATCTGAACTACTGTTAAAATTTCCTTCTTCCAAAAGTATCCTAAAATAAAGATTACCGTTATTGCTTTCTGATCATCAAGGTTCCTTTAATTATCTCATTaagtattattaaatttttaaaagtttttctctcctaaaatatttatccattttagtTTTAGATGCCATTTAATTCTTCAGAATGAACCAGATAtcacaaaaatcaaacaaacaataaTAAGATGTCACAGTAAATAGTGAACAAGATGACATTCTTTGCACCCTGAGGATCTGGGGACAAGGTTAAGAAATGTCACCATCTAAAAATAAAGCTAATAAAagttgaaataaaatatagaaaataaaatatagaagcaaCCAACTTGGGAGTTTCTAGACAGGCTAGCAATGAGTTCAAAGTGTTTCCTAAATATTAAAGGATATATGTTAATTTGGTGTGAAAGGAATAGAGTTGGATGTGAGAGTTAGAAATCCTATCTTGAATATTCAGTATCtagatgatcttgggcaagtcaacttaatTTTCTCTGGCCTTCAATTTCCCCATATTTAAAAGATGTTGGAGCAGATGACCtctcaagtcccttccaactttaaatacattattttatgACATATTCTATATCTTGTCACTGAAGTATCTCAGAGTCTCAGGAAAAATTCAGAGGTCACCAAGTTCAACTTGGAAGGAACAACTATCTTGTAAAATAACTTATGAATGGTCATCTAGTCTTTAATTTATAAATACGcaatattagaaaaatcactCCTCTCAAGGCAGTCCATTCTACTTTATTGTGAACTTTTTTACTGGCTCAAAACCTGCTTTTCAGTAACTTTTACTCCTTAGTCTTAATTCTGAaccaagaaaaaacaaatctaatctttttcaatatttaaaagtaTCATCTGTTCTCTAACAATGCTATACTATATGTACAATGACTAGTGTATGCAGCAAAGATGTGCAAAATGTTTCACATATATTATTAAATTTGATCATTTTAACAGCTTTTTATGGTTGGATATGCAAGCAAAATACTCAACAAGAAGATGATTTTGGCTAAGTAACTTCCTATATCAGAAAAGCAACCTAGCATGACTACTCTTCAAACAACAAGATCCTATGTGTGGCTATAGGTCCATTAACCCCCTTCCTCAGTCAAACAAGTACTGACACAGTGAATTTGGGGTATCTTTGAAAAGCAAAGCCATCTTCCAGAAAGGAAGGGCAGTCTGCTGAACAAAATTCAACATGAGCAGTGAAAGACAGAAAGAGTTAGAGAGTCCAGTTATACCAGAGGAAGGCTGGATACTTCAAAACAACACAACCCtaggcagctatgtggtacatagttagaaggacctgagttcaaatccagcctcagacactagctgtggcAAGTCACTGAAGCCTAatgtcttaaaaaataataatagggcaagataatagaaagaagagaattcaaCTGAAAAGAAAACCAGGTTTTATATAGTGAATAAAACTTCATTATCATACTTTATCCTACTGACAGCGCTTCTTTGTACTCACCTAGAGATGCTAAATACACTTCTGAATCCTGCAATGGAGCCCAAGGTTTTAGGTCTTGCCGAACAGTCAAGTCTAtagcttttctttcattttcgCCCCCAGAAGATAAATCCATGAAGGAATCAGAGAAGGCATCTTTGGGATCATCCCCCTGGTCAGGATTTGGTAAACAGGAACAGATTTCTGCCCAGAGGTCCCGGCTGGACCTTGGAACAGCAGAATCAATGTTCTcaaatgatttcatttgtaatcttaactgaaaaatataaataccATTTTGTGAATTAACTTTAAATTTCCATAGGTGAAGTATATCCCAATCAACTCTTCCATTTTTCTAATGAAAGAGAAATGCTATTAAGCTTTTTATAAAGCTATTTTCAAAGAAACTTAACTTAGTTGGATTTCTAAGAAACAATACGGTGAAGGAAAACAATACTGAAAAACATCAGAAGTCTGATCAAAGCACTAATTGTGAACTATTGAGAATTGTGCCTCCCTTCTATCAGTAAAGAGATGGTGGACATTATGTATAGAATGCAACAGATGTTGTCAGGCAGAGTCAATGTactgatttgttttatttaagcatacatttttttgtttggagaaaagaatttggaagatGAAGAGTAGGCAAGTAAATGAGAAGTGACAGTGATATATAAAAAGAACAGCAAtaaaatgtttacttttacaaaaaaaagatttacatacGGGTAAATGCTAGAAGCTGAAAAATGAAATCTCTGGCTTAaggtttcattattttaaaaattaaataattactaCTCTCAAACAGAAGTAAAACCTATTTAcaacaaattaaacttaaaattaaaaaaatatcacccatacatatttttttaatttattccacATCTCACTCTGTTGCTCCTATCTTCtataaggaatttttcttttatgtatttaagaTGGGCAGAGGGTAAATTCAGAAATTCCCTCCAGTGATGAAGTTCACACCCCATTCATGCCTGTCCATCCTCTAGAACTCTTGTCCAGGTCCTCTCAAAAATTTGTCATAGTAGGTCTACTTATCATTCCATTACCTATCATTCTGTTATTGCTGTCTGATCAACCCATCATCTCTATCATATACAATTCTTTGATGATAACTTTTAGTCCTGTTGTTCTTTGAAGTTCCTTGTTAATTTTATGCTTCAGCTTGTTCACACCCTTCACAAGCCTCTTCAGAGTTGTTCTCTATGTGATACTCATTTTTAGTTCAGAGACAGTAAAGCCCATACTTTCTAATATATAACATAAAGCACCACCAGATGAGAGTAATGAAAAAATGAGTCTTTGCTTTTATGGAAAGCTTGAGGTCAGCTTTCTCAAAAGCAATCCAGCCCACTGTTGTTCTTCTGTTCAACTGTAAGCCCAATTCACTGTCCAGATATATACTTAATCTTGGATAAGTTATATAGAATGTTTATCCAAATTCATGTTGAAATCTGGGCAGTAGATGTTCCTTGTCTGCTTAGATTTTTCCTGTGTGAATGGACAAGCCAAACTCCTTTGGATCTCTTCCAAGAGGCTCTCAATGTTCTAAGGATTAATGCAATCAACATGTCCATCCACAAACAGGCACTTCTGGAAGACCTcaccatgaatgaatgaaaacaaaatttattaagccTCACTATGTGCCAAATGCTGCGTTACTCAGCAATGGTGGGAacaaggagagggggaaagaaaaaaagaagactctgTTCTTAAGGAGGTCACACTCTAATTGGGAGAGACAGACCTATGTAAGTAAGTTTAGCTGCAGGGCAGACTGAAAGGATCAGAGGCCCTAAAGGTGGAGAGATTACAAACCTACTAATTATCCTGCCCCAACCCCTTTTCTCAATCTCCAGATGCCTTTCAGACATCTAGAACcggatgtccagtagacatcttaaactcaatatgtccaaaatggaTCTCATTACTTTTCTCCTAAAATTGCTCCTTTATTCTAGGGAAGGGCAACAACATTCCTCCAGTCCCTCAGGCTCACCTGTGAGTAATTCTGGATTTCTCACTATCTTTCCACCCATATTCACTATTGCCAAAGCTTGTCCATTTCACCTTTGCAGCATCTCTTGAATGAACCCCACTTCTCTCCTAACATTGCCACCACTCTGGTGCAGGCCCTTATCACCTCAGGTCTGGTAATCTGCCTGCCTagagtctctccccattccaaaccatcctccattcagtcattaaaatgattttcctaaattaaagttaaaccATGTCACATACCCCACTTCCATTCCTCAAAATTAAATCTAGGggcttcctttttcctttaggagcaaatacaaaacaTTCAtgcaaagtccttcataacctagcctctcctacctttccaatctcctTACTCCCTAGATGTTGCATGACCAAGACACTTCTTTCTCAGCACTAGGCCTTCTCTCTGCCTATCCCCTatgcctgaaatgctcttccTTCTCCACTCTGACTattccctggcttcttttaagttccaactaaaatcctgcCTTCCTCAGAAAGCCTTCCCCAATCTGTCAACTCCAGTGCCtgttctctgttaattatttcttcccAATCCTATATTTAGCTTGCTTTGTAGACATCTGTTTATGTTTCTACCCTATTAGACTAAaagatccttgaaggcaggaactatcttttgcctcttttttgtatcctcatgCTTAAGACAggacctggcacatagtaggtacttaattatTGCTTACTGATTGACTGGATAGCAAAGCCTAGAAGTCCTTAGGATACATCAGGGTGAGTGTCTAGCAGGGCAGAGAGCCCAGGAGTAAGGAAGGGGCTCATCATCATTAGGAAAGAGAGATACTACAGCAGAGAGCAGCTTTCCAAGAAAGGAATACTACAGCAAAGAGAGCAGCTTTGcaagaaaggaataaagataaaaggaaaaaagctttGGGAGGAACATTGGGGGTGGACCCATGTGCATCCTGGGATTCTACTTGGCAGCAACTATGGTGACAGCAAGTACCCTCGTGAGTCTTGGAGTGAGCTAAAGTAGGAGATGACATGCAAAGTTTGCCAACAAAAAAGAAGGGAGACATAGTCCAATAATTTGAGGGAACAGATAGGAAGCAGACATTTTTTAAGAATAGGGGAGATCCTACTAGTACATGCCCCAAGACAGAAAGGTCTCACATcctcaaaaatacttatagcagaagtgcactaggtggcacagtggatagagcaccagccctgaagtcaggaggacctgagttcaaatccagcatcagatgtgtaataactgcctagctgtgtgaccctgagcaagtcacttaacctcattgccttttttttagatttttttcaaaggcaaatggggttaaatggcttgcccacagccacacagctaggtaattattaagtgtctgagactggatttgaacccaggtactcctgactccagggctggtgctttatccactatgccacctagccgccccatcctcattgccttttaaataaaatttttaaaaaactgtacaCAAAGTAGATACTCATCATTTAAAGAACAGTTTAAATGCACATGAATACAATGGGATATCACTACACTACAAGAAAAGCCTAGCAAGAATACATGAAAAGACTTACCAAAGGTGAAGTATGcagaaataagaatgaaaaaaatatgtattaagtgcttactagaTGCTAAGTGCTGTGGaagcatatgtacatatatatatatatatatatatatatatatatatatatatatatataaaatgactacaataatataaatggaaagaacaaaaaaaattgacctgGGTAATTATAATAACCAAGTCTGGCCCTGAAGAAGAGCTATGAGAATTCATTTCTCTGCTAACAGAGGTGAGAAACTATGAATGAAGTCACTGAATATACTTTTGTCCTCAGTTGATGTTAGTTTAGCAGAACtgcctatttttcctttcttatttattttttttttaattttggcaatggggttaagtggcttgcacaaggtcatacagctaggtaatgattaagtttgagttagaatttgaactcaggtcctcctgactccagggctggcactctatccattgcgccatctagctgccccctttcttaTCTATTCTTTCTTAGAGATTGTTCTTTACATGGAGAGTGGAAGATTACTTTAGGAAATGAAGGTAATATATAAAGAAGAGAcatcaacatttgtttttttttaaggatagagGAGATCTGGATGTGTTTTGTAGGCAGAAAGGAAGTCAGTGAATAGGACTCACTGAAAATGAGAAAGGGATTATCAATAGGACAATATCCTGGAATATATGAAAGGGATAAAAAAGGTACAAGTAGCAACAATGACCCTGGTTAAGAAAAGGACCATTTATTTCACAGATAATGAAGTTAAGGAGAAAAGGATAaagtgtgtgttggggggggggggatatagcCAAAAAGgatacaaaaaacaaatgaaatctatacatttttaaagatgtaaaaatagttttgagtGTGGAATCAGGAAGTTGAGAAAGTTCAATGTGTTGACATTCTTAGTAAAACAAGAGGCAAGGCCATCTGCTAAGGCCATCACAAGTGGTATAGGGGCAGCCCTGGAGGCTTGAGGAGAGAAAACAAGATTTTAACATCTACTAAGGagagaagtataaaaaaatcaatcaaatccaaatgagataatataaatttgtagagGACCCAATTCTGTTGTGTAACTTCCTCTATTAGCACAGGGACAGGAAGAGAaaagttccttcattttacagatgaagaaataaatgaaaggttaaatgacttgtttaaaatAACAAAGGTACTTGGAATGTAGAGTTCCACTACCTAAGGA from Macrotis lagotis isolate mMagLag1 chromosome 4, bilby.v1.9.chrom.fasta, whole genome shotgun sequence includes the following:
- the CCDC32 gene encoding coiled-coil domain-containing protein 32, which produces MKSFENIDSAVPRSSRDLWAEICSCLPNPDQGDDPKDAFSDSFMDLSSGGENERKAIDLTVRQDLKPWAPLQDSEVYLASLEKKLKRIKGLSQEVTSKDMLRTLAQAKKECWDRFLQEKLESEFFMEGLESDESTLEHFKRWLQPDKVAISTEEIQYLIPPESKSEKPGEEPAALEQ